The Astyanax mexicanus isolate ESR-SI-001 chromosome 14, AstMex3_surface, whole genome shotgun sequence genome window below encodes:
- the mtfr1l gene encoding mitochondrial fission regulator 1-like, translating into METEEAVIPIWQNKPHGATRSVVRRIGSTLPLKPCPRACFQELPGLPPLRPTDGPMVPTLADIAWIAADEEETYARVRSDTRPFRQEWRPTPLLVLHRNSSVPNFRREGKRMEGLRKPGMTALNRTTALQDELSRLRAQIAKIVAGESDSNPITPDLLSPDDTTMGFSLAPFETAVYQPAASASFVISDVTEEDEVEEDEDDDDAEVSELAPDPMPPVSMTASATFDLDHPTMDFREPEEDTVSLSKSTSFADVKDILKDMNRMKMCKDRYNRGCTSLREEDSASLISEALRKKFTLRDEDVSMKK; encoded by the exons ATGGAAACTGAAGAG GCTGTGATACCCATCTGGCAAAACAAACCTCACGGGGCAACTCGAAGTGTGGTGAGGCGAATTGGCTCCACACTGCCATTGAAACCTTGTCCTAGAGCATGCTTCCAG GAGCTGCCAGGTCTTCCTCCACTGCGACCCACAGATGGCCCAATGGTACCAACGCTGGCTGACATCGCATGGATTGCAGCTGATGAGGAGGAGACCTACGCCAGAGTGAG GAGTGACACGCGCCCCTTCAGGCAGGAGTGGAGGCCGACGCCCCTGCTGGTGCTCCACAGGAACTCCTCGGTACCCAACTTCAGGCGTGAGGGCAAACGGATGGAGGGTCTGAGGAAGCCGGGTATGACTGCACTGAACCGCACCACGGCCCTGCAGGATGAGCTCAGTCGACTGCGGGCACAGATCGCCAAAATCGTTGCCGGCGAGTCAG ACTCCAACCCCATCACCCCTGACCTGCTGTCTCCTGATGACACCACCATGGGTTTCTCCTTGGCTCCATTCGAGACAGCCGTGTACCAGCCAGCTGCCTCCGCCTCCTTTGTCATCAGTGACGTTACTGAGGAAGACGAGGTTGAAgaagatgaggatgatgatgatgctgaggTATCCGAGCTGGCTCCAGACCCCATGCCGCCAGTCTCCATGACGGCATCTGCTACCTTTGACCTTGACCACCCGACTATGGACTTCCGAGAGCCAGAGGAAGACACAGTGTCTCTTTCAAAGTCTACGAGCTTCGCTGATGTGAAGGACATTCTGAAGGACATGAACCGCATGAAGATGTGCAAGGACAG GTATAACCGTGGCTGTACGTCACTGAGAGAAGAAGACTCTGCTTCATTGATATCTGAAGCTCTGAGGAAGAAATTCACGCTGAGGGACGAAGACGTCAGTATGAAGAAGTAA